Below is a window of Drosophila nasuta strain 15112-1781.00 chromosome X, ASM2355853v1, whole genome shotgun sequence DNA.
tgatttttatttctaaacTCGAAACGCTTCAGAAGTTGATTTAATTTGGACTGCGAAGTTCTTATTAAGCTCTGTAATTTTGCAAGTTTCGTGTTTAAATAACGCTTGAGGGGTAAATCTTTTGGAAATCTCATTTTATACAGCTGTAAAACTGTTTTCTGTAAGGTGAAGTTGATCCCTTTTTATGTTGCCTAAAGCACGTAAAAAGTTTCGTTAAGTGATGGAAAaagctattttaaatatatcacGGATATGTCCTTTTAAAGCTAAATTACACTGAGCTTAATCTCTTACAAAGCTCATTTTATACAGCTTTCAAACGTTTTAATTTGATCTTTTGGTATAGCTTAAAACACCTGAAAAATTTCGTTAAGTGATGCTCTTTGAATTGAATGCTATTTGCGAATCACGCAAATGTGCTTTAAAAGCTAAATAACACTTACAGCTTAATCTCAAACAAAGCTCATGTTATACAGCTGTAAAGCTTTTATTGCTGGGTGAATTTTAATTCCATCTTTTTATATTGCCTAAAGCACCTGTAAGCTATTTGAAATGGATGCTGAAAGCTATTTGAAATGGATGCTAAAAGCTTTTTAAAATGGATGCTGAAAGCTCTTTGAAGTGGACGATATTTGCGCATCACGCCAATTTTCTTTAAGCATCGAGCAAAAGCTCAACAAGATTTATCTATATACTGTCTTCTGTGTGCTTCTCTACCcctggttgctggttgctgtctagtgttgttgttgttgttcgctcTGTGTCGATTTGGCAGCGGAAGAAGAAATGCAATGACAACAAGAAGACgtagaagaggaagagaaatGCGATAAAAATGAACGTGAACGCAACGTATAAATAAAACAGACGTCGCGCCTCGAGACTTGCGACTGACTTGTTGCTGGCTGCCTGATGATCGCTTGTCGACTTTGGGGCCagaagctaaaaaaaaattgacgCAGTTTGCGTTGAAATTTCACGCGACGCAGATCGCGCGAGTAGTCAACGAGTTGTCGCCCcgatatagatatataaaatatatatatttatatatggtATAGATTTAACATATGTGGAACAATGAAAGTGCAGCACAAGTAAACAATAATTGATTAAAGCAGATGGAAAAAGCAGCTTTACAAAGCCGTGAAAAGAAGTCGTTTATAAGacagatattttatttaagtttcgTTCCGTTTCGTTATCCCAGTGTTTCTGctgttttgtgtttaattCCATAACGTTCCATCTGAATGTAAAGGAAAGAGAAGGAACACATTAAAAAGCAACTTTATAAGAAGAAAGTCGTGAAAAGGCATCCCAGATATTTCAGTTAAGTTCCGCTTCGTTTCGTTCCCCGGTGTTTCTGCTGTTTTGTGTTCTATTCCATTACGTTCCATCTGAATGTAAAGGAAAGAGAAGGAACACATTAAAAAGCAACTTTATAAGAAGCAAGTCGTGAAAAGGCATCCCAGATATTTCAATTAAGTTCCGCTTCGTTTCGTTCCCCGGTGTTTCTGCTGTTTTGTGTTCCATTCCATTACGTTCCGTgcggttcggttcggttcggtaCGCGAAATgtccgcaacagcaacagctttgCTCTACTGGCAATCATTGAACGGCGGCAGCctcgatgttgatgttgatgatgatgatgatgaggcgACACAACAAACAATCGAATTGCTGCCATCTGCTGCAGGCTCAGCTTTAACTTCAGCTGTGACCGGTTGCGATTggcggcaactgcaactgcagcaacaacagcaacagcgaccgTCTTACGCTCGCAACTGGAGTGCCACATGcaacgcagcaacaacaacacaaccaGCTCATTATcatctgcagctgcaacagccgCATTATTTGGCCCAGATCGGATGTCAGCACACAGTTAACAATTTTGATGGCAACAAAGCTTCTTTCAAGCCAGCGACGACAatcaaacagcagcaatacGATTGTAAGCTTAAAGCCAAATGGAAGCATTAAAAACGTTGAATTTTTAACTTGTCGATTTACATTTCGATTGTTGCTAACTATAATCTGAGATTAAAGtgttcaaatcaaatttttgaagATAATTCCCAAATGCAGACAATAACTAACTAACGagtttatgattcctgaaaatttggttggaATTGGATACAagttgtagaagttattaaagaaacatatttgtatggcttagttgctttgtctgaaaatctggtatattttgcacgtagtactatatcatactatggtatatttttagtattttttgtggtgtaacttgaatgtagtactatcccaatatactaaatatataatttttcatatttaaaatgcaatactgttacaatatactaaatatatcattcggtatatttttattattgttgcagtatattcgctttgatatatttagaacatataccaaacagaatttggtatatgtttagtattttactgtacattttgaaattaaactgCACTGTTTTggctttattaaaatatataccaaatatagtatttggtttatttgtagtattttatagtatGTAATCTGtgatattttttgtgtgtattactatatcaatacAACTAAtatggtatttggtatattttttagtattttgtggtatataattcggtatatttatatacaatattgtaatattgaaaatagcattcaaatgttaattttaacacttgtatattttcatattgtaTTAAACTagctttatatttagtattaaattacgaaattcaatttaaaattgaacaatttaaagctcagtttaattaatataaaataaattggcaTTAAAAGTTGTTTTGCGATGTCGGAATAATCTATTAAGCTTAAATCTCAATTAACAACTTTCAATCTAAGCTTTGACTTGGAAAGCTCTCCAAGAGTTAAGTGAAAGCTGTAGTTTAAAGTACACAATGACGTTTTACATCTATTGTTGATAGACAGATAGATTCTTCAGACAGTTGTCGctagtgctgctgctgcttcttcttctaccAGCTGTCAGCGAAATTGCGAAATGCAATATCAGTTTCGGCCCCCCTCTCACCCTTTGGGCAATGCTATTTTTGACTCGCAGCAAACCACAAGACAAGAAAGAGcatagagagagcgagagagaactTGTCAAGTACTCGCTATGGCTGTCTCTGTCGCTCAGTCTGCTGCCGGCATATTGTGTAATAATTCTcgtcctcctccttctccttccaCCATCTCCGCGCATTCTCAGCACAATGTCTAGGGTGTAAATTTAGACGGCGCAACTTATTTTTGGGATGCGGCAGctttttgggttttgttgGCGAGTCGCGGCCTCTCTCAGGTGCGACATCATCGCGTCAGGTGctgaaacagaagcagaagaagaagaagtcaACGGTCAATGAACCACAAAGAAAGCAATAAACATCAATTATTCACTCACTAACATTCTAACACtgtcttttttgttgctctctttttgtttgcaGTATCCGCTGGATATGGTTCCAGTGCGGGCGCCGTGGAAACATCGCAGGGCAGCGGGAGCGGGGGCAGGCAGCGACATGCGCCGCTTTACGGTCGCTTTGTGGTCGAAGAGGATCTGCCTGCCACGCATCGTGATGTCATGCATCATGTAAGTTAAGAAACAACAATCAATCACATAacataatgtatatatatctttctctttctcgcaCACAGCACTCTAGTCCTTCGTCTTCGTCGGAGGTGCGCGCCATGCAAGCTCGCATTCCCGCACACTTTCGAGATCCGGCCCTGGCACCATTGCGCAAGCTCAGCGTCGATCTGATAAAGACCTACAAGCACATCAACGAGGTAAGCACTCTTCACCCTCTTCCACTTTTCACGCGCTCTCTCTTCTTACTTGCTGCCTTGGCAACTCTTCAGTAATGCCAACGGCGCGTGCCTTGCCtgcctccctctctctctatcctTGACCTGCCGCTCTCTTCAACTTGGCAGCGCCTTCGTTGACGGCCACACGCAACTGACAACACATTTAAGCTGCCAAGTTCCTAGTTCTCATGTCAGGAAATCATAGAAAAGCaactacaaaaattaaaagtcaCACTTCTCGCTCGCTCTTTACCTAATCGAACTTCTTCTTCTGGAGTGCGCTTTTTATTCTTTGCTTGCTGTTTGCGCTCTCTTAATTTATGACAACACATTTAAGCTGCCAAGTTCCTAGTTCTCATGTCAGGAAATCATAGAAAAGCaactacaaaaattaaaagtcaCACTTCTCGCTCGCTCTTTACCTAACCGAACTTCTTCTTCTGGAGtgcgcttttttttctttgcttgctttttgCGCTCTCTTAATTGATGCTAAGCAAACCGAATGAAGTTACTCTCTTGCAAAGCTTCATTTGATCAAGCTGTGCTTGTTGCGCTCTCATAAGTTGTGCCTGCTCTTTATGcacattttgaaattgttttcacTTGTTACGACTGTTTATGCGGCATAAATtaagagagcagcagcaaaacaagcaaatcaaatcaaaatgaacTCAAATCGAAGTCCGCAAAATGGAGAGAGAGTGTgtaaaatgcataaatgtATAATGCATGAAGCAAAGACAGCAGTCACAACAACACAAGATAAACAACGTGCAGCGTGTAAGAGATTGAGGTTAGAGTGAAAGTCGATTCGCAACGAAtcgtgttgtgttgttgctactgctaaTGAAGGTAACACCTTGGCACGCTGCTAATAACAATCATCATTATCAACATCAGCGTTTAATTGGCCAACAAATTGTTGCACAAGAAAAGGGAGAAGAGCAAAGTAGaagaagcagctgcagcagcagaaccAAACCCAAAGCGCACTTGAGCTCGCTTTACTTGTTACATTgttcatatatacatagtatatatgtttgtgtgtctgtgtttgtgtgtgtggccttTTCACAGCCTTATCAAGGCATATGCAGACATCGCAGCAttgtatgctacacttttcaGAGAGTAAGAGTGAGAAGAACAAAGAGTGCGCGCATATCATGGCGATTAACTGTGACGTTGCTGCCCCGAGCTCAGCATATACGTCATTgtcaggcaacagcagcagtcacagtcgctgtcggcagcgacgtcgacgtcgacagcagcaacagagcagcagcaacagccagcAGAAATGAagacagcggcagcggcagttGTGACGCCGGCATACACCCATTTTCGAGCATTGCTCTCGCGCTCCACATGATTATTtctacaacaagaacaacacacacacacagacagtcaGCCCCCAAAAATGGGCATAGCAAGCAAGCAAGTTAAGCAGTCGTGTGCAGCCTTCTTTTAGGCGTTGTTGAaactcgctctctttctctctctctctacacCAACGTTGTGCTCTGCTGCGCTGCAAAGCGCGCTCGCGCTCTCAGCGGCGctctgccgctgtcgctgtctctgtcgaCGGGCATATGCAGCGCAGCGCGCTCTTTCGCACCGACGCTCGCATGCGGCGTTagcaacaactttttttttctcgtgccaagcagcagccagcTGCATATCAAATTTTTCACCAAACCAATGAGCAGGTTGTTGGCCAGCAGAGTAACAGGGGAGAAGGGGGAGGGGAGAGGCAACTGTAGGGCGAGGGCCGAGATAAGGGCAGCGTTTTGggcgtgcgtgtgtgagtgtgtgtgtgatcaGCATAAAAATGAGAAGcacaaacataaattattttaaatcaaatacgaGGCAGACACAACGCAAttgattaacaaaaaaaaaccgttTCGTacaatgcaaatatatatatatgtgtgtgtgtgtggggcgaATTACTTATACGTTAATGCTAATGCAACAGTAAACAGCTTTAATGCGAGCTTAACAGTAGGCTGTTAACAGTGCAGGCGGCTGTTAACAGAGCGGTAGACTGTTTACAATGCAGTAGACTGTTAACAGTATATTCGGCTGTTAACAGTTCAGTGAGCTGTTAACAGTTCAGTGAGCTGTTAACAGTGCAGTAGACCGATAACACAGCGCGTGAACAAACTATCGATAAGCGCACGTTAAATTCAAATGCGCTTAAAAACCATTCCGACTGTCGAATTCCCTAgatatataaatttctttttattttcgaattattatatgaatattaatgCAACGGACATTTCTCTTTTACACTTGTCCAGGTTTATTATGCGAAGAAGAAGCGTCGTGCTCAGCAGACACAAGGCGAGGATGATTCGTCGAATAAAAAGGAGCGTAAATTATATAACGACGGCTATGATGACGATAATCACGATTATATAATCAAGAATGGCGAAAAGTTTTTGGATCGCTACGAGATTGATTCATTGATTGGTAAGTAATCGCataactatcgatagtagCTATCGATATACAATACAgttaattgttatttgttatgtttgaaCAGGCAAAGGCAGCTTTGGTCAGGTGGTCAAGGCCTACGATCATGAGGAGCAATGCCAGGTGGCAATCaagataattaaaaataagaaaccGTTCCTAAATCAGGCACAAATCGAAGTCAAGCTGCTCGAGATGATGAATCGTGCGGATGCTGAAAACAAATACTATATCGGTGAGTATTCAAAAGGCGAATTAATTGATTGAGTTCGAAATCTAAGcgaatttttcatttcatttttctagTCAAGCTCAAGCGTCATTTTATGTGGCGCAATCATCTGTGCCTCGTCTTCGAGCTGCTGTCGTACAATCTGTACGATCTGCTAAGGAACACAAATTTCCGTGGCGTATCGCTGAACCTCACGCGCAAATTTGCGCAGCAACTGTGCACGGCTCTTTTGTTCCTGAGCACCCCCGAACTGAACATAATACACTGTGATCTGAAGCCCGAGAACATATTGCTCTGCAATCCCAAGCGATCGGCCATCAAAATTGTTGACTTTGGCAGTTCGTGTCAATTGGGCCAGCGCGTAAGTCttgaaattaacatttttgcatCTTTTTCAAAGTCCAAAGTTATTAGATAGGATGTTGATTAGAGATGGAGAACAATACACATCTCCTTCGATACTATCGATTGTATAAAATTGACTATCGTCGAGTATCAATGACGTTAACTAACGATAGTTCGCCACCTCTAGTGTAGTATATAACAATTGCTTGTGAATTGCATTGGAAAGTGAACAGTTTGAGAATCGCAGAGGAGAGCGTTGATCCTTAACTTTATAATAGATACGCCTCTTGACGATTCTCTTCTTGTTAATTTGGCAATtgtgaaatgtaaattatagCTTTGTTCTCAGATTAACGAAATAAATTACCTGCGAAGaagctatatattttgcatattccaCAAATTTTAGAGTGACCGTTATTAGTTACATTTGTGTACCTAAATTTGGTACTGAAATGgtaaacaacacaaaatgtaTGGTCAATTAACAGATGACTTACATTCGTTGCCTATTTCTATGACGAAAATATGCcaagataaaaattgtagaaatattttaaaaagtgcTCCAAAACAATTGTTCCAAAAATGTCAGAGTGACCGTTTCTAACTAGTTTTGTGTGCCTAAATTTGGCACACTAATGAAATAAAAGCGATTTCGCTCAGCTGGGAACATATATTAatagataatttttataacaaaaatattccaatatGAAAATTGCGGAagactaaaaattaaaaaaattatttaagaagtACTTTTTCCAATATACTTGTTCCAAACATGTCAGAGTGACCGTTTCTAACAAGCTTTGGCACActagtttatatattttgggTTGCTTTTCTTATCTCGTTAATCAATCCAAATGTGTGTTACTAACCTCTCTTAATATCACCTCCTTTTAACCCATTTTTCCCCACAGATCTATCAGTACATCCAGTCGCGCTTCTATCGCTCCCCAGAAGTGTTGCTGGGCATACAGTACGATTTGGCGATCGATATGTGGTCCCTCGGCTGCATTCTGGTCGAGATGCACACCGGTGAGCCGCTCTTCTCCGGCTGCAATGAGTTCGATCAGATGAACAAGATCGTCGAGGTGCTCGGCATGCCGCCCAAATATCTGCTGGATCAGGCGCACAAGACGCGCAAATTCTTTGACAAAATTGTCACCGACGGCTCCTATGTGCTAAAGAAAACGCTCAATGGTCGCAAATATAAGCCGCCCGGTTCCCGCAAGCTCCACGACATCCTTGGCGTGGAGACGGGCGGACCGTCGGGTCGAAGATTGGATGAGCCGGGGCATTCGGTGGCGGATTATTTGAAGTTTAAGGATCTGATATTGCGCATGCTGGACTTTGATCCAAAGACGCGAGTCACACCATATTATGCCTTGCAACACAACTTCTTCAAGCGCACCACGGACGAGGCGACAAACACGAGCGGAGCGGGCGCCAATGCAGCGAATGCGGGCGCCGGCGGCAGCGGATCATCATCTGgcggtggaggtggaggtgcAACTGGAGGAGGCAGCGGATCAGGTGGTGGAAttggaggcggaggaggaggaggcggggCAGCGAGTGCAAGTGGCGGATCAACGTCGAGTGCTGTCCTCGGAGGAGGTCTTGGCgccagcagcagtagcagcagcagcgttgtCTCTTCCAGCGTCGCAGCTGGCGTCGGCGGCGCAGCAAGCAGCGCAGCCAACGCAAcggcacagcagcagcaacaacaacagttgatGTCCAGCAGCGGCAGTGGCGCCGCCTTGGATCCCCAATGTCTAGGTGAGTAGCACACACtatctgtctctttctctctttcggGGTGGAGATCTCTATTCTCATCTCGCTCTTTCAAGTGCtcgctgcttcttcttttcgTAGAGTAGTTCACATTATGTAGCCGCcatcttgtttttttttcttcgttcGTAGTGaatcactttttattttcaatacatgttttctttttgtacataaaatattcttaGAGCGATTTGTGAacgtttttatatttttgttatcgaTCAGGACAGAAACTTAGACCCAGCTGCAAATCTAAAATGATTTTCCCTTTGCATGACTtacataatacaaaataaaatatatatatcacaattcatttgtttgtatgtatgtgtgtgtgtatcgaataaaaaaaacaaattggtttcaaaataaaaacacgaaaaaaattatggaacaaaaattcttattatttcactgacaaatttgtaatcaaaaaaaatcgagaaatatgtgaaaattgtacaagtattattattaattatgtttatgatTTCTATATCGATTAATTTGCactttttaaactatttttacaTACAACTtatattcttaattaaataattaattacaaaataagcataatacacaaattattattgtacgTGTGTTTAGTTCGTTGCTTAGCGGTAGTTTTCCTCTCTCTcagccaaaaaacaaaaacaaaaaacacactgTGTTGTCAAACGtagcttttattgttttactattttgttaaagaccaaaaaaaaaaaggcctAAATGTAAGCACTAATTTATGCTCAAATCGTATGttctctctcgtttttttATCTTgttaaaacaaatcaaatgaaatatgcgtacaaaatcaaatcgaaatcaaaaactaaaatgcaattacaaaaCCGATAACGATAACAGATGAGCGCCGATGACCAGCCGCGGCaacgagtgcgagtgcgacagcaacaacaacaacagcgacagcaaagACAATGGCGAATTAGTcgataagaagaagaagaagcagaaggagAGGATTACAGCCGGCAGCATTGGCAACTGGCATATTAACATTAACAGACGCTGTTAAGGGCTAGTATGTTATCGCTCTGTAAATAGCCAGAGGCTACCAAAAAAGCCACCCATCGCAATTGTTTTCCTAATGTGTGGCGCGCGTTTAAATcacgttcgttcgttcgttcgttcgtttttttttttttttttttttattcttactATACATACATGATATttaagatatacatatatatatatatatataaatatataaaaacaaaaaaaaaacaaattatttttttgcacttaGCATACAGTTAAAGTATAAAGTTGGGATCGAATGTTAGAAGCAAATGTTTAATATGTtttgatttacattttatttattgtatttttcctttttttttttaattgaaatgacGCTAACGGCTAAGCATTTAATTGTAAGCAATTAGGGCCATAGTATTGTACAATTAAGCAACTTaaagaataa
It encodes the following:
- the LOC132796557 gene encoding serine/threonine-protein kinase minibrain isoform X2; the protein is MYRLEDTNSGAVMDKNKQKLSAGYGSSAGAVETSQGSGSGGRQRHAPLYGRFVVEEDLPATHRDVMHHHSSPSSSSEVRAMQARIPAHFRDPALAPLRKLSVDLIKTYKHINEVYYAKKKRRAQQTQGEDDSSNKKERKLYNDGYDDDNHDYIIKNGEKFLDRYEIDSLIGKGSFGQVVKAYDHEEQCQVAIKIIKNKKPFLNQAQIEVKLLEMMNRADAENKYYIVKLKRHFMWRNHLCLVFELLSYNLYDLLRNTNFRGVSLNLTRKFAQQLCTALLFLSTPELNIIHCDLKPENILLCNPKRSAIKIVDFGSSCQLGQRIYQYIQSRFYRSPEVLLGIQYDLAIDMWSLGCILVEMHTGEPLFSGCNEFDQMNKIVEVLGMPPKYLLDQAHKTRKFFDKIVTDGSYVLKKTLNGRKYKPPGSRKLHDILGVETGGPSGRRLDEPGHSVADYLKFKDLILRMLDFDPKTRVTPYYALQHNFFKRTTDEATNTSGAGANAANAGAGGSGSSSGGGGGGATGGGSGSGGGIGGGGGGGGAASASGGSTSSAVLGGGLGASSSSSSSVVSSSVAAGVGGAASSAANATAQQQQQQQLMSSSGSGAALDPQCLGLLLHHTNNNNNTTTANAMNFSALSLQAQPTTTAAAAAAAATSIIHHNNNNNNNNNSLNSLNHSSNNNNNSRRNMYMNNSYPHAMDCDPPHAQQMPPPPLPPASAAAMAAAALRHGQPPFGRMRGVGVGVGVGVGAHQNFSTIKHNGAAPLLLPSLPPPAAHQQHQQLQSQSLPQPQQHHSYAPASLPLDLMHHYGNMSAAASHLMMTDSSVISASAAGGIPAGSGPASYTALLYHPQPQLAPLPLPLPTSASASSPASLPASAATPSSSSLGTSVGSGVTGASSDASSSSPMVGVCVQQNPVVIH
- the LOC132796557 gene encoding serine/threonine-protein kinase minibrain isoform X1, translated to MSATATALLYWQSLNGGSLDVDVDDDDDEATQQTIELLPSAAGSALTSAVTGCDWRQLQLQQQQQQRPSYARNWSATCNAATTTQPAHYHLQLQQPHYLAQIGCQHTVNNFDGNKASFKPATTIKQQQYDLSAGYGSSAGAVETSQGSGSGGRQRHAPLYGRFVVEEDLPATHRDVMHHHSSPSSSSEVRAMQARIPAHFRDPALAPLRKLSVDLIKTYKHINEVYYAKKKRRAQQTQGEDDSSNKKERKLYNDGYDDDNHDYIIKNGEKFLDRYEIDSLIGKGSFGQVVKAYDHEEQCQVAIKIIKNKKPFLNQAQIEVKLLEMMNRADAENKYYIVKLKRHFMWRNHLCLVFELLSYNLYDLLRNTNFRGVSLNLTRKFAQQLCTALLFLSTPELNIIHCDLKPENILLCNPKRSAIKIVDFGSSCQLGQRIYQYIQSRFYRSPEVLLGIQYDLAIDMWSLGCILVEMHTGEPLFSGCNEFDQMNKIVEVLGMPPKYLLDQAHKTRKFFDKIVTDGSYVLKKTLNGRKYKPPGSRKLHDILGVETGGPSGRRLDEPGHSVADYLKFKDLILRMLDFDPKTRVTPYYALQHNFFKRTTDEATNTSGAGANAANAGAGGSGSSSGGGGGGATGGGSGSGGGIGGGGGGGGAASASGGSTSSAVLGGGLGASSSSSSSVVSSSVAAGVGGAASSAANATAQQQQQQQLMSSSGSGAALDPQCLGLLLHHTNNNNNTTTANAMNFSALSLQAQPTTTAAAAAAAATSIIHHNNNNNNNNNSLNSLNHSSNNNNNSRRNMYMNNSYPHAMDCDPPHAQQMPPPPLPPASAAAMAAAALRHGQPPFGRMRGVGVGVGVGVGAHQNFSTIKHNGAAPLLLPSLPPPAAHQQHQQLQSQSLPQPQQHHSYAPASLPLDLMHHYGNMSAAASHLMMTDSSVISASAAGGIPAGSGPASYTALLYHPQPQLAPLPLPLPTSASASSPASLPASAATPSSSSLGTSVGSGVTGASSDASSSSPMVGVCVQQNPVVIH
- the LOC132796557 gene encoding serine/threonine-protein kinase minibrain isoform X3, which translates into the protein MSATATALLYWQSLNGGSLDVDVDDDDDEATQQTIELLPSAAGSALTSAVTGCDWRQLQLQQQQQQRPSYARNWSATCNAATTTQPAHYHLQLQQPHYLAQIGCQHTVNNFDGNKASFKPATTIKQQQYDLSAGYGSSAGAVETSQGSGSGGRQRHAPLYGRFVVEEDLPATHRDVMHHHSSPSSSSEVRAMQARIPAHFRDPALAPLRKLSVDLIKTYKHINEVYYAKKKRRAQQTQGEDDSSNKKERKLYNDGYDDDNHDYIIKNGEKFLDRYEIDSLIGKGSFGQVVKAYDHEEQCQVAIKIIKNKKPFLNQAQIEVKLLEMMNRADAENKYYIVKLKRHFMWRNHLCLVFELLSYNLYDLLRNTNFRGVSLNLTRKFAQQLCTALLFLSTPELNIIHCDLKPENILLCNPKRSAIKIVDFGSSCQLGQRIYQYIQSRFYRSPEVLLGIQYDLAIDMWSLGCILVEMHTGEPLFSGCNEFDQMNKIVEVLGMPPKYLLDQAHKTRKFFDKIVTDGSYVLKKTLNGRKYKPPGSRKLHDILGVETGGPSGRRLDEPGHSVADYLKFKDLILRMLDFDPKTRVTPYYALQHNFFKRTTDEATNTSGAGANAANAGAGGSGSSSGGGGGGATGGGSGSGGGIGGGGGGGGAASASGGSTSSAVLGGGLGASSSSSSSVVSSSVAAGVGGAASSAANATAQQQQQQQLMSSSGSGAALDPQCLDERR